In one window of Camelina sativa cultivar DH55 chromosome 15, Cs, whole genome shotgun sequence DNA:
- the LOC104746287 gene encoding protein DMR6-LIKE OXYGENASE 2-like: MGDLGEAFIQAPEHRPNTHLINSGDLISPDEIPTIDLSFLGHPDHDKTAIAKEIAEACQRWGFFQVVNHGLPSDLRRRVDETMAEFFNLTTEEKRKVKRDEVNPMGYHDEEHTKNIRDWKEIFDYFLQDSTIAPATTEPEDTDLRKLTNQWPQNPSQFREICQEYAREVEKLAFKLLELISISLGLPGDRLAGFFNDQTSFVRFNHYPPCPNPELALGVGRHKDAGAITVLAQDSVGGLQVSRRSDGQWFPVTPNPDALIINIGNCIQVWTNDKYWSAEHRVVVNSSKERFSIPFFFFPSHEVNIEPLEELISEDNPPCYKMYNWGKFFVSRNRSDYKKLEVENIQIDHFKA; the protein is encoded by the exons ATGGGAGATCTCGGAGAAGCTTTTATCCAAGCTCCAGAACACAGACCCAACACACACCTCATTAACTCCGGTGATCTCATTTCCCCCGACGAGATCCCGACCATCGACCTCTCTTTCCTCGGACATCCAGATCATGACAAGACGGCCATCGCCAAGGAGATTGCAGAGGCATGCCAGAGATGGGGATTTTTCCAGGTGGTCAACCACGGCTTGCCTTCGGATTTAAGGCGTCGTGTAGATGAGACAATGGCTGAGTTTTTCAACCTAACGACGGAAGAGAAGAGGAAAGTGAAAAGAGACGAAGTGAATCCTATGGGTTACCATGACGAGGAACACACCAAGAACATTAGAGACTGGAAAGAGATTTTTGATTACTTTTTACAGGATTCGACGATAGCTCCGGCGACAACCGAGCCGGAAGATACTGATCTCAGAAAGCTCACCAACCAGTGGCCTCAAAACCCTTCTCAATTCAG AGAGATATGCCAAGAATATGCAAGAGAAGTTGAGAAGTTAGCTTTTAAGCTCTTGGAACTTATCTCCATTAGTTTGGGTCTACCTGGTGATCGCTTAGCCGGCTTCTTCAATGACCAAACTAGTTTTGTGCGGTTTAACCATTACCCTCCTTGCCCGAACCCCGAGCTAGCATTAGGTGTTGGACGCCACAAAGACGCAGGAGCAATAACCGTCCTCGCCCAAGATAGTGTAGGTGGGTTACAAGTGAGTCGTAGATCCGATGGACAATGGTTCCCCGTGACACCGAACCCGGACGCTTTGATCATTAACATTGGCAATTGTATTCAG GTTTGGACAAATGATAAGTATTGGAGTGCAGAGCATAGAGTGGTGGTGAACTCAAGCAAAGAGAGgttctcaatacccttcttctttttcccgtCACATGAAGTCAACATTGAACCATTGGAAGAGCTTATAAGTGAAGACAACCCGCCTTGTTACAAAATGTACAATTGGGGAAAGTTCTTTGTTTCAAGAAACAGAA GTGATTACAAGAAGCTCGAGGTTGAGAACATCCAGATTGATCACTTCAAGGCTTAG
- the LOC104746286 gene encoding protein DMR6-LIKE OXYGENASE 2-like yields MGDLGEAFIQAPEHRPNTHLINSGDLISPDEIPTIDLSFLGHPDHDKTAIAKEIAEACQRWGFFQVVNHGLPSDLRRRVDETMAEFFNLTTEEKRKVKRDEVNPMGYHDEEHTKNIRDWKEIFDYFLQDSTIAPATTEPEDTDLRKLTNQWPQNPSHGREICQEYAREVEKLAFKLLELISISLGLPGDRLAGFFNDQTSFVRFNHYPPCPNPELALGVGRHKDAGAITVLAQDSVGGLQVSRRSDGQWFPVTPNPDALIINIGNCIQVWTNDKYWSAEHRVVVNSSKERFSIPFFFFPSHEVNIEPLEELISEDNPPCYKMYNWGKFFVSRNRSDYKKLEVENIQIDHFKA; encoded by the exons atGGGAGATCTCGGAGAAGCTTTTATCCAAGCTCCAGAACACAGACCCAACACACACCTCATTAACTCCGGTGATCTCATTTCCCCCGACGAGATCCCGACCATCGACCTCTCTTTCCTCGGACATCCAGATCATGACAAGACGGCCATCGCCAAGGAGATTGCAGAGGCATGCCAGAGATGGGGATTTTTCCAGGTGGTCAACCACGGCTTGCCTTCGGATTTAAGGCGTCGTGTAGATGAGACAATGGCTGAGTTTTTCAACCTAACGACGGAAGAGAAGAGGAAAGTGAAAAGAGACGAAGTGAATCCTATGGGTTACCATGACGAGGAACACACCAAGAACATTAGAGACTGGAAAGAGATTTTTGATTACTTTTTACAGGATTCGACGATAGCTCCGGCGACAACCGAGCCGGAAGATACTGATCTCAGAAAGCTCACCAACCAGTGGCCTCAAAACCCTTCTCA TGGTAGAGAGATATGCCAAGAATATGCAAGAGAAGTTGAGAAGTTAGCTTTTAAGCTCTTGGAACTTATCTCCATTAGTTTGGGTCTACCTGGTGATCGCTTAGCCGGCTTCTTCAATGACCAAACTAGTTTTGTGCGGTTTAACCATTACCCTCCTTGCCCGAACCCCGAGCTAGCATTAGGTGTTGGACGCCACAAAGACGCAGGAGCAATAACCGTCCTCGCCCAAGATAGTGTAGGTGGGTTACAAGTGAGTCGTAGATCCGATGGACAATGGTTCCCCGTGACACCGAACCCGGACGCTTTGATCATTAACATTGGCAATTGTATTCAG GTTTGGACAAATGATAAGTATTGGAGTGCAGAGCATAGAGTGGTGGTGAACTCAAGCAAAGAGAGgttctcaatacccttcttctttttcccgtCACATGAAGTCAACATTGAACCATTGGAAGAGCTTATAAGTGAAGACAACCCGCCTTGTTACAAAATGTACAATTGGGGAAAGTTCTTTGTTTCAAGAAACAGAAGTGATTACAAGAAGCTCGAGGTTGAGAACATCCAGATTGATCACTTCAAGGCTTAG